The DNA window AAGCCAGTTGTTTCAACATTTGTTAAATAATTGACTTAAAAAGGGTAGTTTCAAAATACGCAAATCATAATATAAGAAAGGCGGATTTAAAATGATCATTGACTCACATGCACATGTATTTCCTTTTCTTGGCTCGCGTGCTGGGTTTCCCAGCGAACAGGCTCACCTAGATGCGATTCAATCCGGCATGCACAAGCACCTCGCTCAACCCGTTCGTCGTAAACGAGACCATGTTATAGTAGAAAACAATATGCTTTGGGATGATGATAATCCGAGTATCAAGGGCAAAGCAGAGGTTAATTTTAGGGTTACAAAGCATGGGCGTTTTGAATGGAGAAAGGATGGAGTGGATTATTACATCCATTATATGCCGCCTAATTTGCAAACGATGGAAGCGTCTCCAGAGTTTTTAAAAATAATGATGGAATATGTTGGTATTGATCGCGCTGTATTGCAATGTGGAGCAGCATACGGCAAATTTAATTCATATTATATTAACGTCATTCAAGAATACGGAGATATATTTATTCCGCTATACGAACCCGAACCCGACGCACGCAAAGAAAAA is part of the Candidatus Hydrogenedentota bacterium genome and encodes:
- a CDS encoding amidohydrolase family protein, with amino-acid sequence MIIDSHAHVFPFLGSRAGFPSEQAHLDAIQSGMHKHLAQPVRRKRDHVIVENNMLWDDDNPSIKGKAEVNFRVTKHGRFEWRKDGVDYYIHYMPPNLQTMEASPEFLKIMMEYVGIDRAVLQCGAAYGKFNSYYINVIQEYGDIFIPLYEPEPDARKEKGLRQLSLHSQLGFRGIWVAGFQNYFDEKYNDFWDLVEELDLVVFWGLHPNEYNEMNNDFIKWLENRSSITNVMAQSFPMACLEAQGTLRLPSYAFTLAEFSNVLFELAFPISEGANEDYPFPKSREAVALLYDFFGSRRLVWGSDIPNVERYCT